A part of Pseudoalteromonas arctica A 37-1-2 genomic DNA contains:
- a CDS encoding HAD-IA family hydrolase, producing the protein MIKVTPIKKYKLVIFDWDGTIMDSVTKIVNCIRSSAESLNLVSPSDEAIKNIIGMSLEKAIDVLFPDNVAQHQALISGYKYQYSVDTTPTPVFANVVSVLNALKEQGIVLAVATGKGRGGLERLLEKSQLRHFFSATRTSDEAQSKPSPDMLYQLLEELGISAQDAVMIGDTQIDMTMAKAAGMDRIGVTMGVHNAQQLNELSPVATVDNYLQLQQVLLG; encoded by the coding sequence GTGATAAAAGTGACTCCAATTAAAAAATATAAGCTCGTCATTTTTGATTGGGACGGCACCATTATGGATTCAGTCACTAAAATAGTTAACTGTATTCGTAGTAGTGCTGAGTCACTTAATTTAGTGTCGCCTAGTGACGAAGCCATTAAAAATATTATTGGTATGTCGCTTGAAAAAGCAATTGACGTTTTATTTCCAGATAATGTAGCGCAGCACCAAGCGTTAATTTCAGGTTATAAATATCAATACAGTGTGGATACTACTCCCACGCCTGTATTTGCTAATGTTGTCAGCGTTTTAAATGCCTTAAAAGAGCAGGGCATTGTTTTAGCGGTTGCAACAGGTAAAGGTAGGGGTGGGTTAGAGCGTTTGCTTGAAAAAAGTCAATTGAGGCATTTTTTTAGTGCAACACGTACAAGCGATGAAGCGCAATCAAAGCCCTCTCCAGATATGTTGTATCAATTACTTGAAGAACTTGGCATAAGCGCTCAAGACGCTGTAATGATTGGCGACACTCAAATAGACATGACTATGGCAAAAGCTGCTGGCATGGATAGAATTGGCGTAACAATGGGTGTACATAACGCACAGCAGCTAAATGAGCTTAGCCCTGTTGCAACAGTAGATAATTATCTGCAGCTGCAACAGGTTTTGCTTGGCTAA
- a CDS encoding DUF4124 domain-containing protein: MFKTSRYILHSSFLLISFFSFSDTTYYKCVTEKGTVFSQLPCDDEATTYKVNTTGNQYSGPKVDYTKQLNELERERLLSGLQAELRSNNHKLTILDRNKQRAEYKQQERLNHILAIDDKKRITKDITKKLKIINKEYKKDVLVITKQIKILEKKIAQYK, encoded by the coding sequence ATGTTTAAAACTTCTCGTTATATTCTCCATTCTAGCTTTTTACTTATCAGTTTTTTTAGCTTTAGCGATACCACTTACTACAAATGTGTAACAGAAAAAGGCACTGTCTTTTCTCAACTGCCGTGTGACGACGAAGCAACGACTTATAAAGTTAACACGACGGGTAATCAGTATTCTGGTCCTAAGGTTGACTACACTAAACAACTAAACGAACTTGAGCGTGAAAGGCTTCTATCTGGCTTACAGGCAGAGCTTCGCAGTAATAACCATAAACTAACAATACTTGATCGTAATAAGCAGCGTGCTGAATACAAACAACAAGAGCGGTTAAATCATATCTTAGCCATTGATGATAAAAAGCGTATTACCAAAGATATTACTAAAAAATTAAAAATAATTAATAAAGAGTACAAAAAAGATGTATTGGTTATTACTAAACAAATTAAAATTCTCGAAAAAAAGATAGCTCAATACAAATAA
- a CDS encoding Maf family protein, producing MKHPLILASSSPFRQSLLQKFNLPFDTFSPDVDESALECETPIELVKRLSELKASAANKHFNKGLAIGSDQVAVFNNQILGKPHNKQNAVKQLNLFSGNTVTFLTGLCVYDIVTGTKKTCVEPFNVSFKILSDAQISAYCDAEQPYNCAGSFKSEGLGICLFEKLSGDDPNSLIGLPLIKLSQLLAEFGIDVLTAQGK from the coding sequence GTGAAGCACCCACTTATTTTAGCGTCAAGTTCGCCTTTTAGGCAGTCTTTATTACAAAAATTTAATTTACCATTTGATACGTTTTCACCAGACGTTGATGAATCAGCACTTGAATGCGAAACACCTATCGAATTGGTTAAGCGTTTAAGTGAATTAAAAGCCTCAGCAGCCAATAAACACTTTAACAAAGGGTTAGCTATTGGATCAGACCAAGTCGCTGTGTTCAATAATCAAATTTTAGGTAAACCACACAATAAGCAAAATGCCGTAAAGCAACTAAATTTATTTAGCGGTAATACTGTAACATTTTTAACTGGGCTTTGTGTTTACGATATTGTTACTGGCACTAAAAAAACCTGCGTAGAACCTTTTAATGTGTCGTTTAAAATACTCAGTGATGCACAAATTAGCGCTTATTGCGACGCAGAGCAGCCTTATAACTGTGCTGGCAGCTTTAAAAGTGAAGGGTTGGGTATCTGTTTATTTGAAAAGTTAAGCGGAGACGATCCTAATAGCTTAATTGGATTACCATTAATTAAACTCAGCCAGTTACTGGCTGAGTTTGGTATTGATGTACTTACTGCTCAAGGGAAGTAA
- the rluC gene encoding 23S rRNA pseudouridine(955/2504/2580) synthase RluC: MSEKNDLQVTYVTINEDHLGQRIDNFLITHLKGVPKSAIYKLLRKGEVRVNKKRIKPVYKLQLEDVLRIAPIRVAEREEFVPSKLDKVTRLENDILFEDKYLIVINKPSGMAVHGGSGLSYGLIEALRALRPEERSLELVHRLDRDTSGCLLIAKRRSVLTALHEQLREKTMEKNYWALVEGQWDSKTKNVTEGLRKNTLKSGERVVRVDNTEGKPSHTRFKVLERFNDCSLVQASPVTGRTHQIRVHTQCKGHPIACDDKYGDQGFDDSMRKVGLNRLFLHAHDLSFYHPKNETTMRIEAPLDKTLKNTLLKLRDAKL; encoded by the coding sequence ATGTCAGAAAAAAACGACTTACAAGTAACTTATGTCACGATCAACGAAGACCATTTAGGTCAGCGTATTGATAACTTTCTTATTACCCATTTAAAAGGGGTGCCTAAAAGCGCTATTTATAAACTTTTGCGCAAAGGTGAGGTACGCGTTAATAAAAAGCGTATTAAGCCTGTATATAAACTACAGCTTGAAGATGTACTTCGTATTGCACCTATCAGGGTTGCTGAGCGTGAAGAATTTGTTCCATCAAAATTAGACAAAGTAACGCGCCTTGAAAACGATATTTTATTTGAAGATAAATACCTTATCGTAATAAATAAACCATCAGGTATGGCTGTTCATGGCGGCAGTGGTTTAAGTTATGGCTTAATTGAAGCTTTGCGGGCACTTCGCCCAGAGGAACGTAGCCTTGAGCTAGTTCATAGGCTTGACCGTGATACATCAGGTTGTTTACTTATAGCGAAGCGTCGTTCGGTGTTAACAGCATTGCATGAACAACTTCGCGAAAAAACAATGGAAAAAAATTACTGGGCACTTGTAGAAGGGCAGTGGGATTCTAAAACTAAAAACGTAACCGAAGGGCTGCGTAAAAATACACTTAAATCGGGCGAGCGCGTAGTACGCGTAGATAACACTGAGGGAAAACCTTCACATACTCGTTTTAAAGTACTTGAACGTTTTAACGATTGCTCACTTGTACAAGCATCGCCTGTTACAGGGCGTACGCATCAAATTCGTGTGCATACGCAATGTAAAGGTCACCCAATAGCGTGCGACGATAAATATGGCGATCAGGGTTTTGACGATTCTATGCGTAAAGTTGGGTTAAACCGATTGTTTTTACACGCACATGATTTAAGTTTTTATCACCCTAAAAACGAAACAACTATGCGTATTGAAGCACCGCTAGATAAAACGCTTAAAAATACATTACTAAAATTACGAGATGCAAAACTGTGA
- the yceD gene encoding 23S rRNA accumulation protein YceD, producing the protein MQKVKIPITLHPGKAAQHRLKYDGIVPLEKLTRLEKVVQEEVGEIAVKIHCKNDDQGFAVIRGNLSTHVTVICQRCNGDLGLDLVQDFAYSPVGEDTELDIFPEDYDEVALDENGEVNVFNLIEDELILAIPLVATHNEASCSYSAKPASFGVLKAEDDKPNPFDILKQLKKDS; encoded by the coding sequence ATGCAAAAGGTGAAAATTCCCATCACTCTTCATCCAGGCAAAGCAGCGCAGCACCGTTTAAAGTATGACGGAATTGTACCGCTTGAAAAACTTACTCGTTTAGAGAAAGTTGTGCAGGAAGAAGTAGGTGAAATAGCGGTAAAAATACATTGCAAAAACGATGATCAAGGTTTCGCTGTGATTAGAGGCAATTTGTCCACACACGTTACTGTCATTTGTCAACGTTGTAATGGTGATTTAGGGTTGGATTTGGTTCAAGACTTTGCATATTCACCAGTAGGTGAAGATACAGAGTTAGATATTTTTCCAGAAGACTACGATGAAGTAGCGCTTGATGAAAATGGTGAAGTTAACGTTTTTAATTTAATTGAAGACGAACTGATTTTAGCAATTCCATTAGTAGCTACCCACAACGAAGCTTCATGCAGTTATTCAGCAAAGCCTGCCAGCTTTGGTGTATTAAAGGCGGAAGATGATAAACCTAATCCATTTGATATTTT
- a CDS encoding DUF3413 domain-containing protein: protein MNLSQHNQFSSKASQLLSWGHWFTFANIGLALFISLSYLFADSPPTSFMGITYMLVTWLSHTSFIAFLAFVLTVFPLSLIFPYPRHIRGMAAVIATLGASLLTLDAYVYVNLGYHLSISALPEIISLLWHRLTSSPALTTILASGIVLLILGFQLLVSNYTWQHLERLKQYKFARYAISFLIVCFSLSHSIHIWADANLNFDVTKQDNVLPLSYPTTAKSLLAKNDLLDIESYKQAHNVKINNQNISYQMPSPLDKCEDYTQANVDIFVFETQQQLAKFVADNKNLHKTEQFLQPTNHDDMLFSLVYGLPAFYKAAILRDQTLPAWQSQRRSIEVTGIEELSFINDQAHSSSAIRVIKASDNPTVRDDETQVFAFSLANNKQEVVTTSTLYSSDKRISKVDGLIQPSDLIATSVGQYLNCKAIAKQTMLGVNLYKKKDDMGVNYSQGVVIAYKKDRITLIDSDGNFKNISAAEGFSIEQGLDIPFLVQSIKKLKTFTQ, encoded by the coding sequence ATGAATTTATCGCAGCACAATCAGTTTTCATCAAAAGCGAGTCAGCTATTAAGCTGGGGCCATTGGTTTACTTTTGCCAATATTGGCTTGGCGCTATTTATTAGCTTAAGCTACTTATTTGCCGACTCGCCACCAACAAGCTTTATGGGCATTACTTATATGCTAGTAACGTGGTTAAGCCACACTAGTTTTATCGCCTTTTTAGCGTTTGTGCTGACGGTATTTCCGCTTAGTTTAATATTCCCCTACCCACGACATATACGAGGCATGGCGGCTGTTATAGCCACACTAGGCGCTTCACTGCTTACCCTTGATGCTTATGTTTACGTTAATTTGGGTTATCATCTAAGTATATCTGCCTTACCTGAGATTATTTCTCTACTGTGGCATCGTTTAACCAGTTCACCTGCTTTAACAACCATTTTAGCCAGTGGGATTGTATTACTTATTTTAGGCTTTCAGCTACTTGTGAGTAATTACACATGGCAACACCTTGAACGCTTAAAACAATATAAATTTGCACGTTACGCAATTTCATTTTTAATAGTGTGTTTTTCACTTAGTCACAGTATTCATATTTGGGCTGACGCAAATTTAAACTTTGACGTAACGAAGCAAGATAATGTACTACCACTGTCATACCCTACTACCGCTAAAAGTTTATTAGCTAAAAATGACCTGCTTGATATAGAAAGCTATAAGCAAGCACATAACGTAAAAATTAATAACCAAAACATTAGTTATCAAATGCCAAGCCCGCTTGATAAGTGTGAAGACTACACACAAGCCAATGTAGATATTTTTGTATTTGAAACCCAGCAACAACTCGCTAAATTTGTTGCCGATAATAAAAACTTACACAAAACAGAGCAGTTTTTACAGCCAACTAATCACGACGATATGCTATTTAGCTTAGTGTATGGTTTGCCAGCTTTTTATAAAGCAGCAATTTTAAGAGATCAAACTCTTCCCGCATGGCAAAGTCAGCGCCGTAGCATTGAAGTAACTGGCATTGAAGAACTAAGCTTTATTAATGATCAAGCACATAGCTCTAGTGCTATTCGAGTAATTAAAGCGAGTGATAACCCTACTGTTCGAGATGATGAAACACAAGTTTTTGCTTTTAGTCTTGCCAATAACAAGCAAGAAGTAGTAACAACATCAACTTTATATAGCTCCGACAAACGTATTTCTAAAGTAGATGGACTTATTCAACCTAGCGATTTAATTGCAACAAGTGTTGGCCAATATTTAAATTGTAAAGCCATTGCTAAGCAAACAATGCTGGGCGTTAATTTATACAAGAAAAAAGATGATATGGGCGTGAACTACTCTCAGGGTGTTGTTATAGCCTATAAAAAAGATAGGATTACCTTAATAGATTCAGATGGTAACTTTAAAAATATCTCTGCCGCTGAGGGTTTTTCTATTGAACAAGGTTTAGATATACCATTTTTAGTACAGAGTATTAAAAAGCTCAAAACCTTTACCCAATAA
- the rne gene encoding ribonuclease E, translating to MKRMLINATQQEEMRVALVDGQRLYDLDIESPGHEQKKANIYKGKITRIEPSLEAAFVDYGADRHGFLPLKEIARTYFPAGYTFHGRPNIRDVIKEGQEVIVQVDKEERGQKGAALTTFISVAGSYLVLMPNNPRAGGISRRIEGDERTELKEALGRLELPKGMGLIVRTAGVGKSFEELNYDLKALLVHWEAIRQAADSAKAPFLIHQESNVIFRAIRDYLRRDIGEILIDKPRVFEEAKAHIERFRPDFMSRVKLYQGDTPLFTHYQIESQIESAFQREVRLPSGGSIVIDPTEALTSIDINSSKATKGGDIEETALNTNLEAADEIARQLRLRDLGGLIVIDFIDMTPPRHQREVENRLKDAARPDRARVQIGKISRFGLLEMSRQRLRPSLGEASQGPCPRCSGQGTIRSNESIALSILRLIEEEAIKDNTAQVNAQVPVAVAAYLLNEQRRSVHRIEKHHKCDVVIIPNQHMETPHYEVMRLRKDETLETVSYGQVVAPEPEAFEMSKSPSAPVREEPMLKGVVMPSTSAPQAAPTPVAQPVVTETKTEGGLFEAITKWFKSLFASETVEEKKEAVEKEQQEARNNARRGNDNRRRNNNQRRRNNNPRTNKPRNERPAAEEEVKTDSPAATSTETQERNENRNKRRRNPNSRKRPEHKSEEKDQVKTEAPVKAEVEVETDSKPAQAVEPKEQKPKVRRQRRNIRKKVRLQDENAEQANSTEQTPEQAVVTDTPQVQEQAPVVEKQTQAPAEKTAHIKEEKVDVVDSNDEAATTEDEQEQTRTRSRRSPRHLRASGQRRRRPEGEAEVKSDEAPAFVPVADQAAAEYEAELKAKSEETPVDAAQQIEQAVAVEDLAKVEAVEEPAKVETPVATEEPAKVETPVVTEEPAKVEAPVATEEPAKVETPVVTEEPAKVETPVVTEEPAKVETPVVTEEPAKVETPVVTEEPAKVETPVVTEEPAKVETPVVTEEPAKVETPVVTEEPAKVETPVVTEEPAKVEAKVKTEKSAPHVKTAVTQGSASAPMAQPTPVADSEVKHTSVAMAHDKRELVPDSGLRAGSIKPAGRASSAMTKTLSVD from the coding sequence ATGAAACGTATGCTAATCAATGCAACGCAGCAAGAAGAAATGCGCGTAGCACTGGTTGATGGCCAGCGCCTTTATGATTTAGATATCGAAAGCCCAGGTCACGAACAGAAAAAAGCCAATATTTATAAAGGCAAAATCACTCGCATTGAACCATCTCTTGAAGCAGCATTTGTTGATTACGGTGCTGACCGCCATGGTTTCCTTCCTTTAAAAGAAATTGCCCGTACTTACTTCCCTGCAGGTTACACTTTTCATGGTCGCCCTAACATTCGCGACGTGATCAAAGAAGGTCAAGAAGTTATAGTACAAGTTGATAAAGAAGAGCGTGGCCAAAAAGGCGCTGCGTTAACTACTTTTATCAGTGTTGCTGGTAGCTACTTAGTACTTATGCCTAACAACCCACGTGCTGGCGGTATTTCTCGTCGCATTGAAGGTGATGAACGTACTGAACTTAAAGAAGCATTGGGTCGTTTAGAACTTCCTAAAGGTATGGGCTTAATTGTTCGTACAGCGGGTGTTGGTAAATCGTTTGAAGAATTAAACTACGATTTAAAAGCATTATTAGTACATTGGGAAGCAATTAGACAAGCAGCCGATAGTGCTAAAGCGCCATTTTTAATACACCAAGAAAGCAATGTAATATTCCGTGCGATACGCGATTATTTACGTCGTGATATTGGCGAAATTTTAATTGATAAACCACGTGTTTTTGAAGAAGCTAAAGCGCACATTGAGCGTTTTCGTCCTGACTTTATGAGCCGTGTTAAGCTTTATCAAGGCGACACTCCTTTATTTACGCATTACCAAATTGAAAGCCAAATTGAGTCTGCCTTCCAGCGTGAAGTACGTCTGCCTTCTGGTGGTTCAATTGTAATTGACCCAACTGAAGCACTAACGTCTATCGATATCAACTCGTCTAAAGCAACTAAAGGCGGCGATATTGAAGAAACAGCACTTAATACTAACTTAGAAGCGGCCGATGAGATTGCACGTCAATTACGTCTGCGTGACTTAGGCGGTTTAATTGTAATCGACTTTATCGATATGACGCCTCCACGCCATCAGCGTGAAGTAGAGAATCGTTTAAAAGATGCTGCTCGTCCAGATCGTGCTCGTGTTCAAATTGGTAAAATCTCGCGCTTTGGTTTACTTGAAATGTCGCGTCAGCGTTTGCGTCCTTCATTAGGTGAAGCAAGCCAAGGCCCATGCCCACGTTGTAGTGGACAAGGTACTATTCGTTCAAACGAATCAATTGCACTTTCTATTCTTCGTTTAATTGAAGAAGAAGCAATTAAAGACAACACAGCACAAGTAAATGCACAAGTGCCTGTTGCCGTTGCCGCTTATTTATTAAATGAGCAACGTCGTAGTGTTCATCGCATTGAAAAACATCATAAATGTGACGTAGTGATTATTCCTAATCAACATATGGAAACACCACATTACGAAGTTATGCGTTTACGTAAAGACGAAACTCTTGAAACGGTAAGTTACGGACAAGTTGTTGCGCCAGAACCTGAAGCATTTGAGATGTCAAAATCACCAAGTGCACCAGTACGTGAAGAGCCAATGCTAAAAGGTGTTGTAATGCCTTCTACATCGGCTCCACAAGCAGCGCCTACACCAGTAGCTCAACCTGTAGTAACAGAGACTAAAACTGAAGGTGGCTTGTTTGAAGCAATCACTAAATGGTTTAAATCGTTATTTGCAAGCGAAACAGTAGAAGAGAAAAAAGAAGCTGTAGAAAAAGAGCAGCAAGAAGCGCGTAATAACGCTCGCCGTGGTAACGATAATCGTCGTCGTAATAACAACCAACGTCGTCGTAATAATAACCCGCGCACTAATAAACCACGCAATGAGCGCCCTGCAGCTGAAGAGGAAGTTAAAACAGACTCACCAGCAGCAACAAGTACCGAGACTCAAGAGAGAAACGAGAACCGCAATAAGCGTCGTCGTAACCCTAACTCTCGTAAGCGCCCAGAGCATAAAAGCGAAGAAAAAGATCAAGTTAAAACTGAAGCTCCTGTAAAAGCAGAAGTAGAAGTAGAAACTGATTCTAAGCCAGCTCAAGCTGTAGAGCCTAAAGAGCAAAAGCCTAAAGTTCGCCGTCAACGTCGTAACATACGTAAAAAAGTACGTCTGCAAGATGAAAACGCTGAGCAAGCTAACTCAACAGAGCAAACACCTGAACAAGCGGTAGTTACTGACACTCCACAAGTTCAAGAGCAAGCACCTGTTGTAGAAAAGCAAACACAAGCTCCGGCAGAAAAAACAGCTCACATTAAAGAAGAGAAAGTTGACGTTGTTGATTCTAACGATGAAGCAGCAACGACTGAAGACGAGCAAGAGCAAACACGTACGCGTTCACGCCGTTCTCCTCGTCATCTTCGTGCATCAGGTCAACGTCGTCGACGTCCTGAAGGTGAAGCAGAAGTTAAATCTGACGAAGCCCCTGCATTTGTTCCAGTTGCTGATCAAGCTGCTGCAGAATATGAAGCAGAGCTTAAAGCTAAATCTGAAGAAACACCTGTAGATGCAGCGCAGCAAATTGAACAAGCCGTTGCAGTTGAAGACTTAGCAAAAGTTGAAGCTGTAGAAGAGCCAGCTAAAGTTGAAACTCCAGTAGCAACTGAAGAGCCAGCTAAAGTTGAAACTCCTGTAGTAACTGAAGAGCCAGCTAAAGTTGAAGCTCCAGTAGCAACTGAAGAGCCAGCTAAAGTTGAAACGCCAGTAGTAACTGAAGAGCCAGCTAAAGTTGAAACGCCAGTAGTAACTGAAGAGCCAGCTAAAGTTGAAACGCCAGTAGTGACTGAAGAGCCAGCTAAAGTTGAAACTCCAGTAGTAACTGAAGAACCAGCTAAAGTTGAAACTCCAGTAGTAACTGAAGAGCCAGCTAAAGTTGAAACGCCAGTAGTAACTGAAGAGCCAGCTAAAGTTGAAACGCCAGTAGTAACTGAAGAGCCAGCTAAAGTTGAAACGCCAGTAGTAACAGAAGAGCCAGCTAAAGTTGAAGCAAAAGTGAAAACTGAAAAATCAGCACCGCATGTTAAAACAGCGGTTACTCAAGGGTCTGCAAGTGCGCCAATGGCACAGCCTACTCCTGTAGCTGATAGCGAAGTAAAACATACATCTGTAGCAATGGCTCACGATAAACGTGAACTAGTACCAGACAGTGGTTTACGTGCGGGTTCTATCAAACCTGCTGGTCGTGCAAGTTCTGCAATGACTAAAACATTGAGTGTTGATTAA
- the yejK gene encoding nucleoid-associated protein YejK: MTTDVKKLVVHYVDKKDDDTQIHLRNDEMVINDKVAVFIEQLHHAYNGKPGKGYCAFSGDKNSVVASAMQSYRNDELGFWHMTEQASTVLKEELDKYAFSETGYLVFCHYQYVATDYMLIAMINIKEHYSMTSELDLAASRHLDISRMQLAARIDLTAWDTQAEDNRYISFIKGRAGRKVADFFLDFLGCEEGIDSKQQSQVMLSAVEDYLSEQQFDKSEKDDLRKQVFDYCNDCVTTGEDASVSDLSATLTKGDDSPFDSFCKEQSYDLEETFPVDKKTVTSMVKFSGLGGGVSVSFERKHLGERVTYNEATDTLVIKGIPPNLKDQLQRFMESEKE; this comes from the coding sequence ATGACAACAGACGTTAAAAAATTAGTCGTTCATTATGTAGACAAAAAAGACGACGATACGCAAATTCACCTTCGAAATGATGAGATGGTAATTAACGATAAAGTAGCCGTTTTTATCGAACAATTACATCATGCATACAATGGTAAGCCAGGTAAAGGTTACTGTGCTTTCAGTGGTGATAAAAACAGCGTTGTAGCATCTGCAATGCAAAGCTACCGTAACGATGAGCTAGGCTTTTGGCATATGACCGAGCAAGCCTCAACGGTTTTAAAAGAAGAGCTTGATAAGTATGCATTTAGTGAAACAGGCTATTTAGTATTTTGTCATTATCAGTATGTTGCTACCGATTACATGTTAATTGCGATGATTAACATTAAAGAGCATTATTCTATGACGTCTGAGCTTGATTTAGCGGCTTCTCGCCATTTAGACATATCTCGCATGCAACTCGCTGCTCGTATCGATTTAACAGCGTGGGATACGCAAGCAGAAGATAATCGTTATATTTCGTTTATCAAAGGACGTGCGGGTCGTAAAGTTGCTGACTTTTTCTTAGACTTTTTAGGCTGTGAAGAGGGTATTGATTCAAAACAGCAAAGCCAAGTAATGCTTAGCGCAGTAGAGGATTATTTATCAGAGCAACAGTTTGATAAATCAGAAAAAGACGATTTACGTAAACAAGTATTTGATTACTGTAATGATTGCGTAACCACAGGCGAAGATGCAAGTGTGAGCGATCTATCTGCAACGCTTACAAAAGGCGATGACAGCCCGTTTGATAGTTTTTGCAAAGAGCAAAGCTATGACTTGGAAGAAACTTTCCCCGTTGATAAGAAAACCGTAACCAGTATGGTTAAGTTTTCAGGCCTTGGTGGGGGTGTAAGTGTAAGTTTTGAACGTAAACACTTAGGTGAGCGCGTAACGTACAACGAAGCAACCGATACACTAGTGATTAAAGGCATTCCGCCAAACTTAAAAGATCAGTTACAACGTTTTATGGAAAGTGAAAAAGAGTAA
- a CDS encoding DUF1414 domain-containing protein → MPILSKYSNEEVEQIVDQLIDVLTKHNAPVDLSLMCLGNSITHILKEHVPTGKRQAVTENFAKALSQSVK, encoded by the coding sequence ATGCCAATCTTATCAAAATACTCTAATGAAGAAGTAGAACAAATCGTCGATCAGCTTATTGATGTGCTAACTAAACACAATGCGCCGGTAGATTTAAGCCTTATGTGTTTAGGAAATTCTATCACGCATATCTTAAAAGAGCATGTACCAACAGGGAAAAGACAAGCCGTAACTGAGAACTTTGCAAAAGCTTTATCACAGTCGGTTAAATAA